CTTGACGAAGTACAGTTTTTCCAAGGCGCAGCATCAAGCACCGAAGCTCTTGGCCTCTGGCAAAAACAGCTAGAGTACTGCACCTTAGGCGATGAAGCCGGCACTGGCACGGGCAATTCAACAGCGCTGCTGAGCGATAATGACTTTGTTTCATTTGAGCAAAATGATGTGCCTTATGAATGGCAAATTAACAAAGGAAAATTGGCAATAAATTCTGAGCGCGCCAAGCATGGTAGCAATGCTCTGGAGTGGCATTGGGTTGCTGGTGACAGTATTGATGTTAGCGATATTCAAAACCAAGGTTTAGACCCTTACGCCATTGATCGCACTAACTTCTATCAATCCACTTTCCGCCTTTGGCTATACAATGAAACACCACTTGAAAACGATACGATGCGCATCGAATTTTATGATGCGAATGACGAGCTACAATACTTTTATCCAATCAATTTAAACTTCACTGGCTGGCGTCCAGCAAGCGTAAAATATCGTACTGATATGTCAGGCAACAAAAATAGCCAAGATCTGACCACCATGAAGATCAAGGCACCTGCATCAACTTGTCGCGGTAAATTACTTATCGATTTAGTCGATTTCACTGCCCCTAAAACCTTAATTCAAGGGGGCGACTATCAAGTACCAATGGCAACAACAGGGTACAGAAATCATTGGACCGATATGCTGGTGTATGAAACTTATCCGAAAGGGCCTAGCGTCACCGCCAGCGATGCTCAAATTGCAGAATCAGTGCAAATGAAAGCCACCTACCGCGAGAAAGCGCTAGAGTCTGAACGTAGTCGAACATCCGGTATTACCTCGTTAGCCGATGCAATTGCTAAGTATGACGAGCTTGGCATTGTTGTTGATGGCGACAAAGTCACTGCACAAGTACCTTTATTTGGGCCTCGCCATATCCACAAAGACTTTGGTATAAAAAGTGACGTGGTCGACAGCTACATCATGGTATTTGCTCGAGAATATCTAGATAACAACGACGAGCTCAGCAAAGAGTACTTCCTCAACCTTGTTCGCTATATGTTAGATCAAGGTTTCGCGGCAGGCTCTATGCTCGAAAACATGAGCCATATTGGTTACCACGCGCGCGGTATTAACAATGCTATTTTACTAATGGAAACACCGCTAAAAGAAGCTGGTTTGTGGCAGCAAGCTTTTGATGCGGTTGCTTGGTATAACACCTTAGAGCAAATATGGCAGCCAGTGTCCGATAACGACAGCAACGTTGACCATGCGCGTACGCGCGTCGGCTTTATTCTGGGAGTTATCTTACATATTGATGATCCAGATAAACGTATCCAGTACCTCAACGGCTATAAACAGCACCTAGAAACTTGGTTAACCTATTACAGTCGCGGTCAGAACGGCTTTAAACCAGATTATTCAGGCTTCCATCACAATACGCATTACCCCGGCTATGTCTATGGCGCTATTAATTCAATCACCAAGGCGGTCGATAATATTGCCAGTTCTAGCTTTGCAATCAGCCAAGATAAGCTCGATTTTCTGATAAAAGTGGTAAAAAGTTACAATGTTCAGCATGCCAATCGAGACATGCCGATTTCATTATCCGGACGTAACCCATTTTCTGTGCCATCACTAGCAGGTAGCTTACTTAACTTAGCCAATACCACCGGTGACACAAGCTTTTATCAAACTTACAATCGCTTATTCCTCGAAAATGAAACTACACAAGATGCAGGTAAAGAGCCTAACCCTTGGGGGTTCTGGCAGTTCAACTACCGACCTATGGGGGTTTATCGCGATGAAAACTGGGTAGCCAACTTTAAAGGCTTAAGCAAGTACTTTTGGGGTAGCGAAATTTATAAAGATGCCAACCGTTTTGGTCGTTATCAAAGTTACGGCAGCATCATTCTGAACTACCAACTACCTGACGATGAACACAGTGGCACAGTCACCGTAAAAGGTTCAACTGGCTATACTGAGGCTGGCTGGGATTGGAATAAAATACCAGGGACAACGACTAAGCACTTAGCGTGGGCAGATCTCGTCGCCGCCAAAGACCGACAAGATGAGTGGAACGATAAAGCATTTGCGGGTGCATTGCGTTTTGGCCAACAAAATAATGCGTTATTGTATGTTGACCATGATATCGAAGGCCAGTGTGGCATATACGGCTTAGATTTCCAGCAACGTGCTGATTGGTCGCCAACTCACGATGGTAGCTTCACTTTTAAAAAATCAATGTTTGCCTGTGAAGGTATGATTATCGCGTTAGGCTCTGACATTAACAGTGATGACAGCCAAAACATCATTGCTACTAACCTATTCCAGCAAAGTTTGCTTGAAGCACCACAAAACTTAGTGGAAAACGGTGCGGATATCAGTGGCAATAACTACAGTAAAACACTGACAGCAGAGCGGAACTGGTTAATCGATATGTATGGCACAGGTTACTATGTGAAATATGGTGGCGACCTCGAAGTTAGAATTCAAAACCAAGGTTCACCTAGCCAAAAGTACAATGATATTAATAACCTAAGTTTTGGTGATTTTGCTTCTGCGTGGATTAATCACGGTGAAGCACCGCTCAATGGCAAATACGAATACGCTATTTTGCCAAATAGCAGCAAAATGGACATGTTCCGCTTTGCCATGGAAATGCAAATGCAGCTTTCATATCGCGTATTACAGCAAGACAGCGATGCGCATATCGTCAGCTTTGGACGCAGCACCAAAGAAGGTTACGTCATATTCAACCCAAGCAATAGCATCGCAGGTCGATATGTTGCGGGAAGTGATACCCCTGTGCTAGTAATGGCTGAGCAACAAGGTACACAAATGGCGCTCAGCTTGAGTAACCCAGATCACAACTTTACTGGTAAAGCTCCGCGCTGGGGCGATAATCAGCCAATGTCGGTTACGGTTACAGTGAAGGGGAAATGGTCACTTAACCAGCCAGTGGCTGAGGTCACCAGCTTCGGCGTTGTCGGCGACAATACTGAGTTCACCATTACGACAACTGATGGCAAAGCCTATGATCTAAGCCTTAGCCAAGTCGAGTAGTGTTGGCACTATACCCCAGAGCTTATTAAGCTTTTAATCAGGCTCAAAGTTAACGCCCGGTAATTTCGTTAGTACCGGGCGTTTTTTATTTATTTCTATCACCTGCATTCGCTCTTCGCAAAAACTTAGCTTATGTGTATA
This Thalassotalea euphylliae DNA region includes the following protein-coding sequences:
- a CDS encoding chondroitinase family polysaccharide lyase — its product is MKRIQRTKVATVISLLLLTPSISYADIIANEVVQLPLDENTGLQATDTSGNSNDATLQGNATWFAGKNGSALLFDGDDSHADLANDPNGQLYNLHKQDHSIAAWVKPTATLAHRSGIITRWGVHQGLFYNADQTFTFKHRIGSKTLNLNSSQAYPAGEFYHILVTIDGTNGELTLYINGQEDSKLTYAPAQSTQNFFRPWRLGVKDPNASSPAARENFAGLIDEVYFYDDVLSSTEANELWRQLGELKPLVYLKLNDNTGLTATDSSGNDNHADLYDATWVSGRNDAGISFDGVNSYVDINNVDNSALDLLHEDNYTISAWVQPTAALGHRSGVITRWGVHQGLFYNADKTFNFKHRTATGTKQVTTIESFEPGQFYHITVAVNGNEGNLSIYVNGRLAGTRDYEPGDHSTQGFFRPWRLGVKNIDASTPAARENFAGVLDEVQFFQGAASSTEALGLWQKQLEYCTLGDEAGTGTGNSTALLSDNDFVSFEQNDVPYEWQINKGKLAINSERAKHGSNALEWHWVAGDSIDVSDIQNQGLDPYAIDRTNFYQSTFRLWLYNETPLENDTMRIEFYDANDELQYFYPINLNFTGWRPASVKYRTDMSGNKNSQDLTTMKIKAPASTCRGKLLIDLVDFTAPKTLIQGGDYQVPMATTGYRNHWTDMLVYETYPKGPSVTASDAQIAESVQMKATYREKALESERSRTSGITSLADAIAKYDELGIVVDGDKVTAQVPLFGPRHIHKDFGIKSDVVDSYIMVFAREYLDNNDELSKEYFLNLVRYMLDQGFAAGSMLENMSHIGYHARGINNAILLMETPLKEAGLWQQAFDAVAWYNTLEQIWQPVSDNDSNVDHARTRVGFILGVILHIDDPDKRIQYLNGYKQHLETWLTYYSRGQNGFKPDYSGFHHNTHYPGYVYGAINSITKAVDNIASSSFAISQDKLDFLIKVVKSYNVQHANRDMPISLSGRNPFSVPSLAGSLLNLANTTGDTSFYQTYNRLFLENETTQDAGKEPNPWGFWQFNYRPMGVYRDENWVANFKGLSKYFWGSEIYKDANRFGRYQSYGSIILNYQLPDDEHSGTVTVKGSTGYTEAGWDWNKIPGTTTKHLAWADLVAAKDRQDEWNDKAFAGALRFGQQNNALLYVDHDIEGQCGIYGLDFQQRADWSPTHDGSFTFKKSMFACEGMIIALGSDINSDDSQNIIATNLFQQSLLEAPQNLVENGADISGNNYSKTLTAERNWLIDMYGTGYYVKYGGDLEVRIQNQGSPSQKYNDINNLSFGDFASAWINHGEAPLNGKYEYAILPNSSKMDMFRFAMEMQMQLSYRVLQQDSDAHIVSFGRSTKEGYVIFNPSNSIAGRYVAGSDTPVLVMAEQQGTQMALSLSNPDHNFTGKAPRWGDNQPMSVTVTVKGKWSLNQPVAEVTSFGVVGDNTEFTITTTDGKAYDLSLSQVE